In Marinobacter sp. F4206, a single genomic region encodes these proteins:
- the lspA gene encoding signal peptidase II produces MDSTMTEPAGGSKLKWLWLAVLVIVLDLGTKALATAMLTYGDPVPVMPMFNLTLLHNTGAAFSFLAEADGWQRWFFVALALVVSTVLIVWLRKLQRHETWVAVAIVLILGGALGNVYDRVVHGYVVDFLHFYWQDWHFPAFNLADTAITIGAAMMILDMFRKPADSDGDAERSDERS; encoded by the coding sequence ATGGACTCGACCATGACTGAGCCGGCAGGCGGGTCCAAGTTGAAGTGGCTGTGGCTGGCGGTGCTGGTGATCGTGCTGGACCTGGGGACCAAGGCGTTGGCCACCGCTATGTTGACCTACGGCGACCCGGTGCCGGTGATGCCCATGTTCAACCTGACCCTGCTGCACAATACGGGCGCCGCCTTCAGCTTCCTGGCAGAGGCCGATGGCTGGCAGCGCTGGTTCTTTGTGGCACTGGCCCTGGTGGTCAGTACCGTGCTGATTGTCTGGCTGAGGAAACTCCAGCGGCATGAAACCTGGGTGGCGGTTGCCATCGTACTGATCCTTGGCGGGGCACTCGGTAACGTCTACGACCGTGTTGTTCATGGTTACGTTGTCGATTTCCTGCACTTTTACTGGCAGGACTGGCATTTCCCCGCCTTCAACTTGGCGGACACGGCCATTACCATCGGCGCCGCCATGATGATCCTTGATATGTTTCGCAAACCCGCCGACTCGGACGGGGATGCCGAAAGGAGTGACGAGCGCTCATGA
- a CDS encoding pilus assembly protein encodes MGIKLKTFATAALISAASVASAVTVNSDSLSSADFTQQPPVLTARETPLVMLGLSVDNQLFYKAYADYTDIDSDGVIETSYDDSFDYYGYFDADWCYTYDTSAKAFSPNAEASGANSHSCSGSSDWSGNFLNWATMTRVDVLRKVLYGGKRAVDTDDSTILERAYIPSDVHAFAKVYSGSDISDYLPDSYNGGTDNAVTLCNVSSAHPYGSTSAPQIRIAKGEHRRWSINEFVQCQWDELENSPKVADRLNKDSEQQVRVKACVAGKDADSDSCRTYTAGNAKPVGLLQQYGESGDLKFGLISGSYDKYVAGGVLRKNIGMFGGNDDPTDDEIDLNNGTFRDVDGIVSTLDAIRIIGWQGSRYEYGTLSDNATDAQKTAACSKPGIAIDDFEDGTAKCRDWGNPVSEIYAEAVRYFAGATSASAAFSTDNDDSYISALSEATWPSSLNVNALNADSRCAACSIIMISSGVASFDGDDLSSVSSIEGLSGTSDLSAKTNAVGAAEYGTFPQDFLIGKEDGVTDAGNDGLCTSKNLDSLSKALGICPEAPALQGSYQIAGLASHAKTTDLRTDTGMDGNQTVDTYGVELSESVPSFEIPVGEGSIRFLPACQSKKTNSSDWLPCSLFDVEIVATESNADGDLVSGTLLFHWEDSSWGNDYDLDGSQVISFCVGGSESGCDSGGTDTRSSATYDVQVPNGQLRISQGVAYTAAGFDLRFGYVVTGSQGENGISDWLERPGGENRNDLCQLSVTGTDGLPYLPIPGNGDSASIGCGSGDKYDYLPVSELYLPGSSGATKLLDKPLLLAAKYGGFRDLDDSGDPTFESSSTDTREWDLVNNRTGANGSDGVPDNYFYSSNPGLLSSQLQRVFEALVARTASGTNAAVVANSSSGVGAVYQALYQPQYSVGNKTVTWTGTLRAVFIDNYGFLREDSNGNDQLDDYSTDKIVQLEFDSNLEKTYVQRYSLSSSFQLVPEGLPVELNELDSIWNAVDQLAAVSSPEEQRANYANVDNNRRYIFTAIDDNGDNEVDQIDTVPFISSQAGSLKQYLGLPGATDTDVENLIDFLRGKEVAGFRGRSIDYDGDGTDEVWRLGDIIHSTPAVVATPKDNYDTLYSDTTYEAFADQYRNRRQVVYVGANDGMIHAFNGGYWNAASRKFSTQPPSGVAANHPLGQELWAYAPANLLPHLRWLGELDYQHVYYMDGEPMVFDANIFPADATHPHGWGTVMVMGMRFGGSPIEVEVDSASRVMRSAYVVFDVTDPEQAPVLLGEVTAPELGFTLSKPALVKNRQPSTDTASLGDWTAPSVNDWYLVLGSGPRGATARSAADSDQAPKMFAIDLEQLVDSSATTASSTDYFVTISGADPLTLGSAQGFVGGIEVADWDRNNSDDAVYVTTVDNAASGGEPGGRLYRLLIEDNQGASTASYGISGAILGQMMNAGRPLQAAPTVVRDTFGDRWILVGSGKLLVPADNELMDQQYFYGIKEPRDSSSGELTYSSVTPGSLYDSTDVGVFEGSGEVRDISSGTATTLSIGSDEINYFSDLESALRGYPGWIRRLQNPSFAPSGRVTGSATLNPSNRQSFAFTEYVPPALSCELDGESFLYALSILTGTSTPYAPLSTSDEYVVNDKELSQSVVSIGSGFASEVTFHQGGSGTLRAITNMSTGAIRSDEVFTSAPASGRQSWRQIESVSF; translated from the coding sequence ATGGGAATCAAGTTGAAGACCTTTGCAACAGCCGCCCTGATATCGGCAGCATCAGTCGCATCTGCTGTTACAGTAAATTCGGACTCCCTGAGTTCGGCTGATTTCACTCAACAGCCGCCTGTGCTTACCGCGAGAGAGACACCGTTGGTAATGCTCGGTCTGTCTGTTGATAATCAGTTGTTTTATAAGGCTTATGCTGACTATACCGACATTGATAGTGACGGTGTGATCGAGACAAGCTATGACGACTCCTTCGATTACTACGGCTATTTCGACGCCGATTGGTGTTACACCTACGATACTTCAGCGAAAGCTTTCTCGCCGAATGCCGAAGCTTCGGGAGCTAACAGCCACTCCTGTAGCGGGTCCAGTGACTGGAGCGGCAACTTCCTGAACTGGGCAACAATGACCCGAGTGGATGTGTTACGAAAAGTGCTCTACGGCGGTAAGCGCGCCGTTGATACCGACGATTCCACGATTCTCGAAAGGGCCTATATTCCAAGCGACGTGCATGCGTTCGCGAAAGTATATTCCGGCTCGGACATCAGCGACTATCTGCCGGACAGCTACAACGGAGGAACTGACAACGCGGTGACCCTCTGTAACGTCTCGTCGGCACACCCTTACGGTAGTACGAGTGCCCCCCAGATCAGGATCGCGAAGGGAGAACACCGCCGTTGGTCTATTAACGAATTTGTTCAGTGCCAATGGGATGAACTTGAAAACAGCCCCAAAGTGGCTGATCGGCTCAACAAGGATTCCGAGCAGCAGGTCCGGGTGAAGGCGTGCGTGGCGGGAAAGGACGCTGACAGCGATTCATGCAGGACCTACACCGCTGGCAATGCGAAGCCAGTTGGTTTGCTTCAGCAATATGGTGAGAGCGGTGACCTCAAATTCGGTTTGATTAGCGGTAGCTATGACAAATACGTCGCTGGTGGGGTTCTGCGAAAGAATATTGGCATGTTTGGTGGCAACGACGACCCAACAGACGATGAGATTGATCTGAACAACGGTACGTTCAGGGACGTTGACGGCATCGTGTCTACTTTGGACGCTATTCGTATCATAGGTTGGCAAGGAAGTCGGTATGAGTATGGGACGTTATCGGACAACGCGACAGATGCGCAAAAAACGGCAGCCTGTAGTAAGCCAGGAATAGCCATTGACGATTTCGAAGATGGCACCGCTAAATGCAGGGATTGGGGCAATCCGGTATCGGAGATCTATGCAGAGGCCGTCCGATATTTCGCAGGGGCCACGAGTGCCTCAGCTGCTTTTTCAACAGACAATGACGACTCCTATATTTCTGCCCTGAGCGAGGCCACTTGGCCGAGCTCCCTGAATGTAAATGCTCTCAATGCTGACTCCCGTTGTGCTGCGTGCTCTATCATTATGATCTCTTCGGGGGTTGCGTCATTTGATGGCGACGATTTGAGCTCGGTCTCCAGTATTGAGGGCCTCTCCGGTACCAGCGACCTCTCGGCCAAAACCAACGCGGTTGGGGCGGCAGAGTACGGTACTTTCCCTCAGGACTTCCTGATTGGGAAGGAAGATGGTGTTACGGATGCTGGCAATGATGGGCTCTGCACCTCGAAAAACCTGGACAGTCTGAGCAAAGCGCTGGGTATCTGTCCGGAAGCTCCGGCTCTGCAAGGCAGTTACCAGATCGCAGGTCTTGCCAGTCACGCCAAGACGACAGACCTCAGGACTGATACAGGTATGGACGGTAACCAGACCGTCGATACCTATGGCGTTGAGCTTTCAGAGTCGGTTCCTTCTTTTGAAATTCCTGTTGGCGAGGGCTCCATTCGATTCCTTCCTGCATGTCAGTCCAAGAAGACAAATTCCAGTGACTGGTTGCCTTGCAGTCTTTTCGATGTGGAGATAGTTGCGACGGAATCCAATGCGGATGGCGATCTCGTATCCGGTACCCTGTTGTTCCACTGGGAAGACTCGTCGTGGGGCAACGACTATGACCTTGACGGTAGTCAGGTCATCAGTTTCTGCGTCGGCGGCTCTGAGTCAGGCTGTGACAGTGGCGGCACGGATACCCGGTCCAGCGCGACTTACGATGTCCAGGTCCCGAATGGACAATTGAGAATTTCCCAGGGCGTCGCCTACACAGCCGCCGGGTTTGATTTGCGCTTTGGCTATGTCGTCACTGGCAGTCAGGGTGAGAATGGTATCAGCGACTGGCTTGAGCGCCCAGGCGGCGAGAATCGGAACGATCTGTGTCAGCTTTCTGTAACTGGTACCGATGGTCTGCCATACCTGCCCATACCAGGGAATGGCGATTCGGCTTCCATTGGCTGCGGAAGCGGTGATAAATACGATTACCTGCCGGTATCGGAGCTTTACTTGCCGGGCTCTTCGGGTGCCACCAAGCTTCTGGATAAGCCGCTTCTTCTGGCGGCCAAATACGGTGGCTTCCGGGATCTCGACGACAGTGGCGATCCAACCTTTGAAAGCTCGAGCACAGATACTCGTGAGTGGGATTTGGTGAATAACCGCACTGGGGCTAACGGCTCAGACGGTGTGCCCGACAATTACTTTTATTCCAGTAACCCGGGGCTTCTTTCCAGTCAGTTGCAGCGGGTTTTCGAGGCATTGGTTGCCCGTACGGCATCAGGCACCAATGCGGCGGTTGTCGCGAATAGCAGTTCCGGGGTGGGGGCAGTTTATCAAGCGCTCTATCAGCCGCAGTATTCGGTTGGCAACAAAACAGTGACCTGGACCGGAACGCTTCGAGCAGTCTTTATCGACAATTATGGTTTCCTGAGAGAAGACTCCAACGGAAACGATCAGCTTGACGATTACAGCACGGACAAAATAGTCCAGTTGGAGTTCGACTCGAATCTGGAGAAGACCTATGTCCAGCGGTATAGCCTCTCCAGCAGTTTCCAGTTGGTGCCCGAAGGACTTCCTGTAGAGCTCAATGAGCTGGATTCGATCTGGAATGCGGTTGATCAATTGGCGGCTGTGTCTTCACCCGAGGAACAGCGGGCAAATTACGCCAATGTTGACAATAACCGCCGCTATATCTTCACCGCCATTGATGACAATGGCGATAATGAAGTCGATCAAATTGACACTGTTCCTTTTATTAGCAGTCAGGCCGGAAGCCTGAAGCAATATTTAGGGCTCCCAGGTGCGACGGACACCGACGTCGAGAACCTGATTGATTTTCTGCGTGGCAAGGAAGTCGCAGGCTTCCGCGGTCGATCAATAGATTATGATGGTGACGGTACCGATGAGGTATGGCGTCTTGGAGATATTATTCACTCGACGCCGGCAGTTGTTGCGACTCCGAAGGACAATTACGACACACTGTACAGCGATACTACCTATGAGGCCTTTGCTGATCAGTATCGAAACCGGCGTCAAGTCGTCTATGTCGGTGCCAACGACGGCATGATTCACGCTTTCAACGGCGGATACTGGAACGCTGCTTCCCGTAAGTTTTCTACTCAGCCTCCTTCCGGGGTTGCTGCCAACCACCCGTTGGGTCAGGAGCTGTGGGCTTATGCTCCGGCTAACCTGCTTCCGCATTTGCGGTGGCTGGGTGAGCTGGATTATCAGCACGTCTACTACATGGATGGCGAGCCGATGGTTTTTGACGCCAACATCTTTCCGGCCGATGCGACGCACCCTCACGGTTGGGGGACGGTAATGGTCATGGGGATGCGCTTTGGCGGCTCGCCAATTGAGGTTGAAGTCGACAGTGCTTCACGCGTCATGAGGTCTGCGTATGTTGTCTTCGATGTCACTGATCCGGAGCAGGCACCTGTTCTGCTCGGTGAGGTGACCGCGCCGGAGCTTGGTTTCACGTTGAGTAAGCCGGCTTTGGTAAAAAATCGTCAGCCCTCAACGGATACGGCAAGCCTCGGTGACTGGACCGCGCCCTCGGTTAACGACTGGTATCTTGTCCTCGGTAGCGGGCCTCGGGGAGCAACTGCGCGTAGCGCAGCAGACAGCGATCAGGCGCCGAAGATGTTTGCCATTGATCTGGAACAGTTGGTTGACAGCTCTGCGACGACCGCTTCTTCCACTGACTATTTCGTCACGATATCGGGTGCGGATCCACTAACGCTCGGTTCCGCTCAAGGCTTTGTGGGTGGTATCGAAGTTGCTGATTGGGATCGCAATAACAGCGATGACGCCGTTTATGTGACCACTGTGGATAATGCCGCCAGTGGCGGTGAGCCAGGAGGACGCCTGTATCGTCTTCTCATCGAAGACAATCAGGGAGCCTCTACAGCAAGTTACGGGATCTCTGGCGCAATTCTTGGTCAAATGATGAATGCCGGAAGGCCACTCCAAGCAGCACCGACAGTTGTGAGAGACACGTTCGGGGACCGTTGGATACTCGTCGGGTCCGGCAAGTTGCTTGTGCCGGCGGATAACGAGCTAATGGATCAACAGTACTTTTACGGGATTAAAGAACCTCGAGACTCTTCGAGCGGTGAGCTAACCTATAGTTCTGTGACCCCAGGCAGTCTGTATGACTCGACGGATGTGGGTGTCTTTGAGGGTAGTGGCGAGGTTAGGGACATCTCCTCTGGAACTGCCACTACACTGTCTATTGGTTCGGATGAAATAAACTATTTCTCGGATCTTGAGAGTGCTTTGCGTGGTTACCCGGGCTGGATACGTCGATTACAGAATCCCAGTTTCGCACCCAGCGGCAGGGTAACGGGCAGCGCAACCCTGAATCCCTCGAATAGGCAGAGTTTTGCCTTCACCGAATACGTACCGCCGGCACTGAGCTGTGAACTGGACGGAGAGAGTTTCCTTTATGCGCTTTCCATCCTGACCGGGACATCGACTCCCTATGCGCCCTTATCCACGTCAGATGAATATGTGGTTAATGACAAGGAGCTTTCGCAAAGTGTAGTGAGTATCGGTTCGGGCTTTGCGTCTGAAGTCACTTTCCACCAGGGAGGTTCGGGCACGCTGCGAGCCATAACCAATATGTCGACCGGCGCCATTCGTTCGGATGAGGTCTTCACTTCGGCGCCGGCCAGTGGACGGCAGTCCTGGCGTCAAATTGAATCAGTTTCATTCTAA
- the pilV gene encoding type IV pilus modification protein PilV — protein sequence MKISPQKGYGLVEVLVAVLVLAIGLLGLAGLQTQSLRFNNEAYFRTQATLLAMDMADRLRSNFETARTTPGSYTFAKNETVPTSVTDCTSSACSPAQLAQYDFKQWKERAQTLLPGAEVAVTPDALGTATPWQGYTIQIEYSSTENNSDPQLFQYRVKI from the coding sequence ATGAAAATTTCACCTCAGAAGGGATATGGTCTGGTAGAGGTTCTGGTAGCGGTTCTGGTGTTGGCTATCGGCTTGCTTGGTTTGGCTGGGTTGCAGACACAAAGTCTACGTTTCAACAATGAGGCCTACTTCCGGACTCAGGCCACCCTGCTGGCCATGGATATGGCTGACCGGCTGCGGTCCAACTTCGAAACAGCCCGGACTACTCCTGGAAGCTACACGTTTGCAAAGAACGAAACAGTGCCAACCTCAGTGACTGATTGCACCTCTAGTGCCTGTTCACCTGCTCAATTGGCGCAGTACGACTTTAAACAATGGAAAGAACGCGCCCAGACTCTGCTACCTGGCGCCGAGGTGGCTGTGACCCCTGACGCCCTGGGGACAGCCACACCCTGGCAGGGATACACAATCCAGATTGAATACAGCAGCACCGAGAACAATAGTGACCCGCAGCTATTCCAGTACAGGGTGAAAATCTGA
- a CDS encoding PilX N-terminal domain-containing pilus assembly protein, with protein sequence MKLMVSQKGSVLIVSLVFLLLLTIVGVSAMNMTSLEERMAGNFRDHDLAFQAAEAALLDGEEFVENTFDITQAYTDPACSGSSCYSSSCTGGLCFNGTFDNSSTPVADCQSGTTKEWEDSSIWSTSSKTRASSDQITGTVEDARYIVEFRCFMPRDPANPDPDPDVFAQWSPAFRITAVASGSSTDSVVMLQSIYKLVN encoded by the coding sequence ATGAAATTGATGGTTTCCCAAAAAGGCAGTGTCCTGATTGTCAGCCTGGTCTTTCTGTTGCTTTTAACGATAGTGGGTGTCAGTGCGATGAATATGACGAGTCTGGAAGAACGGATGGCTGGCAACTTCCGGGATCACGATCTGGCGTTCCAGGCAGCGGAGGCCGCCCTGTTGGATGGTGAGGAATTCGTCGAGAATACCTTCGACATTACTCAGGCATACACCGATCCGGCCTGTTCCGGGTCGTCCTGCTACTCCTCATCCTGCACCGGTGGCCTTTGTTTTAATGGTACCTTCGATAACTCCTCAACGCCCGTCGCCGACTGTCAATCCGGCACGACGAAAGAATGGGAGGACAGTTCTATCTGGTCTACCAGTTCGAAGACCCGTGCTTCTTCAGACCAGATCACGGGAACGGTTGAAGATGCCCGATATATTGTTGAATTCCGTTGTTTTATGCCTAGAGATCCCGCGAACCCCGATCCAGATCCGGACGTATTTGCCCAATGGTCTCCTGCTTTTCGTATTACCGCCGTGGCGAGCGGATCATCAACCGATTCTGTGGTAATGCTGCAGTCGATCTACAAACTCGTTAACTGA
- a CDS encoding GspH/FimT family pseudopilin, translating into MSGSSKNLKYSGFTLIELMVTIAVLAILVTVAVPSFRNIIISNSVSFDRDEFFSLVAFARSDAIKRGTAVTICKSSDGSTCDDSLAWSDGWLAFHDADGDGVKETGDDPVRSRGALDAQVAVSHGGAADRITYGSRGLILRGQGLVTFSHSAGSQFDRTVDIGVTGRASKG; encoded by the coding sequence ATGTCTGGCAGCTCAAAAAACCTTAAATATTCGGGATTCACTCTCATCGAATTGATGGTGACGATCGCAGTGCTGGCTATTTTGGTCACCGTTGCGGTTCCTTCGTTCCGCAATATCATCATTTCCAACAGTGTCAGTTTTGACCGTGACGAATTCTTCAGCTTGGTTGCGTTTGCTAGGAGCGATGCGATCAAGCGGGGCACGGCGGTCACTATCTGTAAATCAAGTGATGGTTCAACTTGCGACGACAGTCTCGCCTGGAGCGACGGATGGTTGGCCTTTCATGACGCTGACGGCGATGGTGTAAAGGAGACCGGAGATGACCCCGTTCGCTCTCGAGGCGCCCTTGATGCGCAAGTGGCTGTGAGTCACGGCGGTGCGGCGGACCGGATAACCTACGGTAGTCGAGGCTTGATTCTCAGAGGGCAAGGTCTTGTCACGTTCTCGCATTCCGCGGGCAGTCAATTTGATCGCACAGTTGATATCGGTGTAACCGGTCGCGCATCCAAGGGTTGA
- the fkpB gene encoding FKBP-type peptidyl-prolyl cis-trans isomerase — protein MKELPVDKGTRVKLHFALKFPDGEVIDSTFEKEPATLEIGDDNLPENFEAYLMGMKAGERKSYEVPPEKAFGQHNPNNLQTFKRHEFSADMVLEPGVMISFADARQSELPGVVSRVEGDEVEVDFNHPLAGRTLTFEVEIIDVEPARPTH, from the coding sequence ATGAAAGAATTGCCTGTAGACAAAGGTACCCGCGTCAAGCTGCACTTTGCCCTGAAATTTCCGGACGGCGAGGTTATCGATTCCACGTTCGAGAAAGAACCGGCCACGCTGGAAATTGGCGACGACAACCTCCCGGAGAACTTCGAGGCCTACCTGATGGGCATGAAGGCCGGAGAGCGTAAAAGTTACGAGGTGCCGCCGGAGAAAGCCTTTGGTCAGCACAATCCGAACAATCTCCAGACCTTCAAGCGTCACGAGTTCAGTGCCGACATGGTGCTCGAACCGGGCGTAATGATCTCCTTTGCTGACGCTCGCCAGAGCGAACTTCCGGGCGTCGTCAGCCGTGTCGAAGGCGACGAAGTGGAGGTGGACTTCAATCACCCGCTTGCGGGGCGTACACTGACTTTCGAAGTGGAAATCATTGACGTCGAGCCGGCGAGGCCGACGCACTGA
- the ispH gene encoding 4-hydroxy-3-methylbut-2-enyl diphosphate reductase, with the protein MQIRLANPRGFCAGVDRAIEIVNRALDVFGAPIYVRHEVVHNKFVVDNLRNRGAIFVDELDEVPDDKLVIFSAHGVSQAVQNEAARRGLKVFDATCPLVTKVHMEVMRYSRDGRECILIGHHGHPEVEGTMGQYDHSNGGDIYLVEDEADVAKLAVKDATRLSYVTQTTLSMDDTARVIDSLREKFPQIEGPRKDDICYATQNRQDAVKQLAGDCDLMLVVGSPNSSNSNRLRELAERMGTPAYLIDEAAQIDPEWLDGKTAVGVTAGASAPEVLVNDVIARLQDLGGSVPEEIAGREENIVFSMPKELRIDAVEVS; encoded by the coding sequence ATGCAGATCCGACTCGCCAATCCTCGCGGCTTTTGTGCCGGCGTGGATCGCGCCATCGAAATCGTCAATCGCGCCCTGGATGTGTTTGGCGCGCCGATCTACGTGCGGCACGAGGTGGTCCACAACAAATTCGTGGTCGACAACCTGCGCAATCGCGGCGCCATCTTCGTGGACGAATTGGACGAAGTGCCCGATGACAAACTGGTGATCTTCAGTGCGCACGGGGTCTCCCAGGCCGTCCAGAATGAAGCGGCTCGTCGGGGGCTCAAGGTTTTTGATGCCACCTGTCCGCTGGTCACCAAAGTGCACATGGAAGTCATGCGCTACAGTCGTGACGGCCGCGAGTGCATTCTCATCGGCCACCATGGCCATCCCGAAGTGGAAGGCACCATGGGTCAGTATGACCACAGCAACGGGGGTGACATCTATCTGGTTGAAGACGAGGCGGATGTCGCCAAGCTTGCAGTCAAAGATGCCACACGGCTGTCCTACGTGACCCAGACAACCCTTTCAATGGACGACACCGCCCGGGTCATCGACTCCCTGCGGGAGAAATTCCCCCAGATCGAAGGCCCTCGGAAGGATGACATCTGCTACGCCACCCAGAACCGCCAGGATGCCGTGAAACAGCTCGCCGGTGACTGCGACCTGATGCTGGTGGTGGGTTCGCCCAACAGCTCCAACTCCAACCGCCTGCGTGAATTGGCAGAGCGGATGGGAACCCCCGCCTATCTGATCGACGAAGCGGCCCAGATCGACCCAGAGTGGCTGGATGGCAAAACCGCCGTCGGAGTCACGGCCGGAGCGTCCGCGCCGGAAGTGCTGGTGAACGATGTAATTGCACGTCTGCAGGATCTCGGCGGCAGCGTTCCGGAGGAGATTGCCGGGCGCGAGGAGAACATTGTGTTCTCCATGCCGAAAGAGTTGCGGATTGATGCTGTCGAGGTTTCCTGA
- a CDS encoding PilW family protein, producing MIMNRYISRMQRHQAGLSLIELMIALVLGLFLSAGVITIFISAKQDYQVQDAISQVQENGRFSLEFLSRDIRMAGFSGCTNEMPTANSIENAPASVGSFEEGIEGFDGDTGTLPAARFPKALSNSDAIILHVADMGSELVVNNHNPNAAQIDVTNAHSFKPGAIMMIVDSNCSNRGIFVMSGPTNTNDNAENVVHNTGKKFTYGSVSNVENCSKALKGEYTCADQSGASSTAYTDGSSVFSITSVGYYIRDPAQDATLTSPTLYRVNFSSEFDTAGTDVYQPLVEGVSDLDVLYGVYDETADTLQYKTADAVTTADEWQSVTTVRLEVEAESLTAVEGAPIQREYVRTVKLRNRG from the coding sequence ATGATCATGAACAGATACATTTCGAGAATGCAAAGACACCAAGCCGGGCTCTCACTCATTGAGCTGATGATTGCCCTCGTTCTGGGGCTTTTTTTATCGGCCGGCGTGATTACTATTTTTATTTCGGCTAAACAGGACTACCAGGTTCAGGATGCCATCTCACAGGTTCAGGAAAACGGTCGGTTTAGTCTGGAGTTTTTGTCCAGAGATATCCGGATGGCCGGGTTTTCGGGGTGCACCAACGAAATGCCCACCGCGAATTCTATTGAAAATGCCCCTGCCTCTGTGGGCAGTTTCGAGGAAGGGATTGAGGGCTTTGATGGCGATACTGGCACTCTACCAGCCGCTCGCTTCCCCAAGGCCCTGTCGAACTCCGACGCCATCATCCTGCACGTTGCGGATATGGGGTCCGAGCTGGTCGTCAATAATCATAACCCCAATGCCGCTCAGATTGATGTCACCAACGCGCACTCCTTCAAGCCGGGTGCGATCATGATGATTGTCGATTCCAATTGCTCGAATCGCGGCATTTTTGTCATGTCCGGCCCCACCAACACCAACGATAATGCTGAAAATGTCGTTCACAACACGGGTAAGAAGTTTACTTACGGTAGCGTCTCCAACGTTGAAAATTGCAGTAAGGCGCTCAAGGGGGAATACACCTGTGCGGATCAGTCCGGAGCCTCGTCGACCGCTTATACCGATGGTTCAAGCGTCTTCTCGATTACCAGCGTGGGTTATTACATCCGGGATCCTGCCCAGGATGCCACGTTGACCTCACCTACTCTTTACAGAGTCAATTTCTCAAGTGAGTTCGATACCGCTGGAACGGATGTCTATCAGCCGTTAGTTGAAGGCGTGTCCGATCTGGACGTCCTGTATGGCGTTTACGATGAGACGGCGGATACCTTGCAGTATAAGACTGCGGACGCGGTGACTACCGCTGATGAGTGGCAGAGCGTGACGACTGTCAGGCTAGAGGTTGAGGCGGAGAGCTTGACGGCAGTTGAGGGTGCGCCGATACAACGAGAGTACGTGCGCACGGTGAAGCTGAGGAATCGAGGATGA